One part of the Sneathia vaginalis genome encodes these proteins:
- the mgtE gene encoding magnesium transporter, with translation MENMDKLSEKKVEELKQEIKARLSDNYDEKENEEEKVSCEEIADEIRNIGTEEELHEYLEEHHDVDIAESFEEFEDDEDILRILNALDYEEKANVIEEADEKIQKKIVEILPEDEVIEIFSHMSPDDIVDILGYINFQKRKSLLDSMKRSDANKLRELLGYETDSAGGIMTTQFIAFKKNLKMKDILEKIKIIGPKTEYIETIFVLDENGALMGEADLRDILCSSDDTLLSEITEENFKYVNPKDDQEEVALLVSKYSLKVVPVVSDKMALMGIITIDDVVDVIQEEHTEDMLKLAGTGDDEDIYTSLYESTKKRLPWLLINLLTAFLASFTVGLFQNTIDKVVALAVTMPIVSGMGGNAGTQALAVTIRSIALGEYDGNDNLEISIKYIVLGFINGLLIGIVCALIISLAFQNIYLGVVILLSMIGNCIIACLVGYLIPIGLQAMNIDPAMASAVILTTVTDVCGFFLFLGLATMFITKL, from the coding sequence ATGGAAAATATGGATAAGTTGAGCGAGAAAAAAGTTGAAGAATTAAAACAAGAAATAAAGGCAAGACTATCAGATAATTATGATGAAAAGGAAAATGAGGAAGAAAAAGTCAGTTGTGAGGAAATAGCTGATGAGATAAGGAATATAGGGACAGAGGAAGAATTGCATGAGTACTTAGAAGAACATCATGATGTAGATATAGCAGAATCATTTGAAGAATTTGAAGATGATGAAGATATATTAAGGATTTTGAATGCACTAGACTATGAAGAAAAAGCAAATGTAATAGAAGAAGCAGATGAAAAAATACAAAAAAAGATAGTTGAAATATTGCCAGAAGATGAAGTTATTGAAATATTTTCACATATGTCACCCGATGATATAGTCGACATTTTAGGGTATATAAACTTCCAAAAGAGGAAGAGCTTACTAGACAGCATGAAAAGATCAGATGCTAATAAGTTAAGAGAATTATTAGGTTACGAAACTGATAGTGCTGGGGGTATAATGACAACGCAGTTTATAGCCTTCAAAAAAAATCTTAAGATGAAAGATATATTAGAAAAAATAAAGATAATAGGACCTAAGACAGAGTATATAGAAACAATATTTGTCTTAGATGAAAATGGAGCTTTAATGGGGGAAGCCGATTTAAGAGACATACTTTGCTCATCAGACGACACCCTATTATCAGAAATTACAGAAGAAAATTTTAAATATGTTAATCCCAAAGACGACCAAGAAGAGGTAGCCTTACTAGTTTCAAAGTATAGTTTAAAGGTAGTTCCTGTTGTTAGTGATAAGATGGCTTTAATGGGGATAATAACAATAGATGACGTTGTAGATGTAATACAAGAAGAACATACAGAAGATATGCTTAAATTAGCAGGTACTGGTGATGATGAAGATATATATACATCCCTATATGAATCTACAAAAAAGAGGTTACCATGGTTATTGATAAATTTATTAACAGCATTTTTAGCTTCATTCACAGTAGGCTTATTCCAAAACACTATAGATAAAGTAGTTGCATTAGCAGTTACTATGCCAATAGTTAGTGGAATGGGTGGTAATGCAGGAACACAAGCATTAGCTGTAACTATAAGGTCTATAGCCCTTGGTGAATATGATGGTAATGATAATTTAGAAATATCAATAAAATATATAGTTTTAGGATTTATTAACGGACTACTAATAGGAATAGTATGTGCATTAATAATTTCGCTAGCTTTTCAAAATATCTACTTAGGTGTAGTAATACTTTTGTCAATGATAGGAAATTGTATAATTGCCTGTCTTGTAGGATATTTAATACCTATAGGACTACAAGCTATGAATATAGATCCAGCGATGGCATCAGCTGTAATATTAACAACAGTAACAGATGTATGTGGATTTTTCCTATTCTTAGGTTTAGCAACTATGTTTATAACAAAACTATAA
- the tuf gene encoding elongation factor Tu encodes MAKQKYERSKPHVNIGTIGHVDHGKTTTTAAISKVLAAKGLAQKVDFENIDQAPEERERGITINTAHIEYESETRHYAHVDCPGHADYVKNMITGAAQMDGAILVVSAADGPMPQTREHILLARQVGVPYIVVFLNKVDMVDDEELLELVEMEVRELLTEYGFPGDEIPVVKGSALKALEGDAKAEEQILELIKAVDDYIPTPDRPVNLPFLMPIEDVMTITGRGTVVTGRVERGTVKVGEEVEIVGIKPTTKTTVTGIEMFRKLLDQGEAGDNIGALLRGVKKEEVERGQVLAKPGTITPHTEFKGEIYVLTKEEGGRHTPFFTGYKPQFYFRTTDITGEVQLPEGVEMVMPGDNVSVEVKLIHPIAMEPGLRFAIREGGRTVASGVVAKIDK; translated from the coding sequence ATGGCAAAACAAAAGTATGAAAGAAGTAAACCACACGTTAACATTGGGACAATAGGACACGTTGACCATGGTAAAACAACAACAACAGCAGCAATATCAAAGGTATTAGCAGCAAAAGGGTTAGCACAAAAGGTAGATTTTGAAAATATCGACCAAGCACCTGAAGAAAGAGAAAGAGGAATAACAATCAACACTGCTCACATAGAATACGAATCAGAAACAAGACACTACGCACACGTAGACTGTCCAGGGCACGCTGACTACGTAAAGAACATGATAACAGGAGCAGCACAAATGGATGGAGCTATCTTAGTAGTTTCAGCAGCAGATGGTCCAATGCCACAAACAAGAGAACACATATTACTAGCAAGACAAGTTGGAGTACCTTACATAGTAGTATTCTTAAACAAAGTAGATATGGTTGATGACGAAGAATTACTAGAATTAGTAGAAATGGAAGTAAGAGAATTATTAACTGAATATGGATTCCCAGGAGATGAAATACCAGTAGTAAAAGGATCTGCATTAAAAGCACTAGAAGGAGACGCAAAAGCTGAAGAACAAATTCTAGAATTAATTAAAGCAGTAGACGATTACATTCCAACTCCAGATAGACCAGTAAACTTACCATTCCTAATGCCAATAGAAGACGTTATGACAATAACAGGAAGAGGAACAGTAGTAACAGGAAGAGTAGAAAGAGGAACAGTTAAGGTTGGAGAAGAAGTAGAAATAGTAGGAATAAAACCAACTACAAAGACAACAGTAACAGGAATCGAAATGTTCAGAAAATTATTAGACCAAGGAGAAGCAGGGGATAATATCGGAGCATTATTAAGAGGAGTTAAGAAAGAAGAAGTAGAAAGAGGACAAGTATTAGCAAAACCAGGAACAATAACACCACATACAGAATTCAAAGGTGAAATATATGTTCTAACAAAAGAAGAAGGTGGAAGACATACACCATTCTTCACAGGATACAAACCACAATTCTACTTTAGAACAACTGATATAACTGGAGAAGTACAATTACCAGAAGGAGTAGAAATGGTAATGCCAGGAGACAACGTATCAGTAGAAGTTAAGTTAATACACCCAATCGCAATGGAACCAGGATTAAGATTTGCGATAAGAGAAGGTGGAAGAACAGTAGCTTCTGGAGTTGTTGCAAAAATAGACAAGTAA
- a CDS encoding type II toxin-antitoxin system HicB family antitoxin, producing the protein MYTTCEGVYYACSPDFNKFKDGSIDYHVTYGDTIDEAVNNVYEVIVLEMNDYVNENIEIPRLSTFDELQEKVGENQIISFVRFNLEYEIAKVKQALKNKTVVLPVWLDILAQEQKINFSQLLQQALKEELKIK; encoded by the coding sequence GTGTACACCACGTGTGAAGGTGTATATTATGCTTGCAGTCCAGATTTTAATAAGTTTAAAGATGGTTCTATCGATTATCATGTTACTTATGGAGATACGATTGATGAGGCAGTAAACAATGTATATGAAGTAATTGTTTTAGAAATGAATGACTATGTTAATGAAAATATAGAAATTCCTAGATTATCAACTTTTGATGAGTTGCAAGAAAAAGTTGGAGAAAATCAAATCATATCGTTTGTAAGGTTTAATTTAGAATATGAGATAGCAAAAGTAAAGCAAGCTTTAAAAAATAAGACTGTTGTATTACCAGTGTGGCTAGATATATTAGCACAAGAACAAAAAATTAATTTTTCTCAGTTATTACAACAGGCTTTAAAAGAAGAATTGAAGATAAAGTGA
- the rpsR gene encoding 30S ribosomal protein S18: MKPVAEFKRRKRRPKVKFKIEEINYKNAELLKNFMNDKGKISPARVTGLDAKLQRKIAKEIKRARQIALLPYTKIEK; the protein is encoded by the coding sequence ATGAAACCAGTTGCTGAATTTAAGAGAAGAAAAAGAAGACCAAAAGTTAAATTTAAAATAGAAGAAATTAATTACAAAAATGCAGAATTATTAAAAAACTTTATGAATGATAAAGGAAAAATATCTCCTGCAAGAGTAACAGGTCTTGATGCTAAACTTCAAAGAAAAATAGCAAAGGAAATAAAGAGAGCAAGACAAATCGCTTTATTACCATATACAAAGATAGAAAAATAG
- a CDS encoding single-stranded DNA-binding protein, translated as MNYVGLMGRLTRDPELKQTSSGKSYCRFSIAVKKEFVKDGVDFINCVAWDKRAEFIANYFGKGQRILVQGRINVGSYEVNGEKRNSFDVVVDRAEFIETQSNSGSSFDKNADTNDYIDTVDDPDDGEDFPF; from the coding sequence ATGAATTATGTAGGATTAATGGGTAGATTAACAAGGGACCCTGAATTAAAGCAAACATCATCTGGAAAATCATATTGTAGATTTTCTATTGCAGTAAAAAAAGAATTTGTTAAAGATGGCGTTGATTTTATAAACTGCGTTGCTTGGGATAAAAGAGCTGAGTTTATAGCCAACTACTTTGGTAAAGGACAAAGAATACTAGTCCAAGGAAGAATTAATGTAGGATCATATGAAGTCAACGGAGAAAAGAGAAATTCATTTGATGTAGTAGTAGATAGGGCAGAATTTATTGAAACACAATCTAATTCTGGTTCAAGTTTTGACAAGAACGCAGATACAAATGATTATATAGATACCGTAGATGATCCTGATGATGGTGAGGATTTCCCATTCTAA
- the rpsF gene encoding 30S ribosomal protein S6 produces MTKYEIMFILSTHLTDEEKKESVAKVEDILAKAGAQEISTEIMGERKLAYPIKKKENGYYVLTNFVIDGTKLIDVETKLNITESLLKYMIVKNEK; encoded by the coding sequence ATGACAAAATACGAAATTATGTTCATACTTTCAACACATTTAACTGATGAAGAAAAGAAAGAAAGTGTTGCAAAGGTTGAAGACATATTAGCTAAAGCTGGAGCACAAGAAATTTCTACTGAAATCATGGGAGAAAGAAAATTAGCTTATCCTATTAAGAAAAAAGAAAATGGATATTATGTTTTAACAAACTTTGTTATTGATGGAACAAAACTAATCGATGTTGAAACTAAGTTAAATATAACTGAAAGTTTATTAAAATACATGATTGTTAAGAATGAGAAGTAA
- a CDS encoding TetR/AcrR family transcriptional regulator, whose protein sequence is MNCKFSKDKILKVAKKEFLKKGYKGVSMRHIAKLCKLTTGAIYGNFKNKEDMFNQIILVDMPKIHEVFEIAKSKSLACNKKVVDILKKGIITEEVMDEAMNMYKIMFEYKDSFILLYSSQGTEYEKIVNTFTEEDIKSTIDLYKKVKGVVKIEKYIERILRLIARECFSGAIPFLIDYENYEKAKPYLRLYFKYYLTSFLFLVNYKENLTK, encoded by the coding sequence ATGAATTGTAAATTTAGTAAAGACAAGATTTTAAAAGTTGCAAAGAAAGAATTCTTAAAAAAAGGGTATAAGGGTGTTTCAATGCGTCATATTGCAAAGTTATGTAAGTTAACAACTGGTGCTATATATGGTAATTTTAAAAATAAGGAAGATATGTTTAATCAAATCATCTTAGTGGATATGCCAAAAATACATGAAGTTTTTGAAATTGCTAAATCTAAATCATTAGCTTGTAACAAAAAAGTGGTGGATATATTAAAAAAAGGTATAATAACTGAAGAAGTAATGGATGAAGCTATGAATATGTATAAGATTATGTTTGAATACAAGGATAGTTTTATACTACTATACTCATCACAAGGTACAGAATATGAAAAGATAGTTAATACCTTTACGGAAGAAGATATTAAATCAACAATAGATTTATACAAAAAAGTAAAAGGTGTAGTAAAGATAGAAAAATATATAGAAAGAATATTAAGATTAATAGCAAGGGAATGCTTTAGTGGAGCTATTCCTTTCCTTATAGATTATGAAAACTATGAAAAAGCTAAACCATATCTAAGACTATATTTCAAATATTACCTTACAAGCTTTTTGTTTTTAGTAAACTACAAAGAAAATTTGACAAAGTAA
- the nrdG gene encoding anaerobic ribonucleoside-triphosphate reductase activating protein has product MNYALIKEMDVADGPGIRTSLFVSGCKHKCKGCFNEDIWEFDTGKEFTYDTIEYIVKLLKRDYIKGLTLLGGEPLDPDNQEWVYKLVVRVREEVPNKTIWCYTGYTYEFVIGYMYKKLPYTKKLLDLVDVLVDGKFIQDLLDLKLQFRGSANQRVIDLRKTEKEHKIIWALSKEEEAKYRKRKQTNNI; this is encoded by the coding sequence ATGAATTATGCTTTAATAAAAGAAATGGATGTTGCAGATGGACCTGGTATAAGAACGTCACTTTTTGTTAGTGGTTGTAAGCATAAATGTAAAGGTTGCTTTAATGAAGATATTTGGGAATTTGATACAGGTAAAGAGTTTACTTATGATACTATAGAGTATATTGTTAAATTGTTAAAAAGAGACTACATTAAAGGGCTAACTCTTTTGGGTGGTGAACCATTAGATCCAGATAATCAAGAATGGGTGTATAAGCTTGTAGTTAGAGTGAGAGAAGAAGTGCCTAATAAGACAATATGGTGCTATACAGGGTACACATATGAGTTTGTTATAGGGTACATGTATAAGAAGTTGCCATATACAAAAAAACTTTTAGATTTAGTTGATGTATTAGTGGATGGTAAATTTATACAAGACTTATTAGATCTAAAACTACAATTTAGAGGTTCAGCCAACCAAAGAGTTATAGATCTTAGAAAAACTGAAAAGGAACATAAGATAATCTGGGCACTTAGTAAGGAAGAAGAAGCTAAGTATAGGAAGAGAAAACAAACAAATAATATATAA
- the nrdD gene encoding anaerobic ribonucleoside-triphosphate reductase, protein MLVKKRDGRKVQYDENKIINAINKANAEVTESERVSHEKILEIVSEVETTLKNNLTVEGIQDFIEQKLMEDNKYVLAKKYIIYRYKRALVRKANTTDDSILSLISNKNKEVGEENSNKNASVASTQRDLIAGEVSKDLSRRILLPEKLRKAHDDGVLHFHDMDYFLQPIFNCCLINIKDMLENGTVMNGKLIESPKSFQVACTIMTQIIAAVASSQYGGQSVNIKHLGKYLRRSKEKYLKQIKEKFEGELTEDLLEKLVDERLKDELKSGVQTIQYQINTLMTTNGQSPFVTLFLEIDENDPYKEEAAMIIEEVLKQRYEGIKNEKGVYITPAFPKLVYVLDECNCLKGGKYDYLTKLAVKCSSKRMYPDYISAKKMRENYEGNVFSPMGCRSFLSPYKNEKGEYIFEGRFNQGVVSLNLAQIGILSGPNEEEYMKLLDERLNLAYEGLMARHNRLMGTLSDISPIHWQYGAIARLKKGEKIDKYLLNGYSTISLGYIGLYEASKLVTGQSHTTKKGLEFALKVMHKLRDACDKWKKETGIGFGLYGTPAESLCYRFAKIDLERFGSIKDITDKGYYTNSYHVDVREKIDAMSKFEFESQFQSISNGGAISYVEIPNLSKNLEAIEEVVKFMYDHIQYAEFNTKSDYCHVCGYDEEIIVNSDGEWECPQCHNKDHGKMNVTRRTCGYLGENFWNEGKTKEISKRVLHL, encoded by the coding sequence GTGTTAGTAAAAAAGCGTGATGGAAGAAAAGTCCAATATGATGAAAACAAGATAATCAATGCTATAAATAAGGCAAATGCAGAAGTTACAGAAAGTGAAAGAGTTTCACATGAAAAAATATTAGAAATAGTTTCTGAAGTTGAGACAACTCTAAAGAATAACTTGACTGTTGAAGGAATACAAGACTTTATAGAACAAAAGTTGATGGAAGATAATAAGTATGTATTAGCTAAAAAATATATAATATATAGATATAAGAGAGCTTTAGTTAGAAAGGCAAATACAACTGATGATTCAATATTAAGTTTGATAAGTAATAAGAATAAGGAAGTTGGAGAAGAAAATTCTAATAAGAATGCAAGCGTTGCCTCAACACAAAGAGACTTAATAGCAGGAGAAGTATCTAAAGACTTAAGTAGAAGAATACTTTTACCTGAAAAATTAAGAAAAGCTCATGATGATGGTGTACTACATTTTCACGATATGGACTATTTTTTACAACCCATATTCAATTGCTGTTTGATAAATATTAAAGATATGTTAGAAAACGGAACTGTAATGAACGGTAAGCTAATTGAATCACCTAAGAGCTTCCAAGTAGCTTGTACTATTATGACACAAATTATTGCAGCTGTTGCAAGTAGCCAATATGGTGGTCAATCTGTAAATATTAAACACCTAGGAAAGTATTTGAGAAGAAGTAAAGAAAAGTACTTAAAACAAATAAAGGAAAAATTTGAAGGTGAATTAACAGAAGATTTATTAGAAAAATTAGTAGATGAAAGATTAAAAGATGAATTGAAATCAGGTGTACAAACAATACAATATCAAATAAATACTTTGATGACTACTAATGGACAATCACCATTTGTTACACTATTCCTTGAAATAGATGAAAATGATCCATACAAGGAAGAAGCAGCAATGATAATAGAAGAAGTCTTAAAACAAAGATATGAAGGTATAAAAAACGAAAAAGGAGTATATATTACACCAGCATTCCCTAAATTAGTTTATGTTCTAGATGAATGTAATTGCTTAAAAGGTGGTAAGTATGACTACTTAACAAAACTTGCTGTAAAATGTAGCAGTAAGAGAATGTATCCAGACTATATTAGTGCTAAAAAAATGAGAGAAAATTATGAAGGTAATGTATTTAGTCCTATGGGATGTAGATCATTTTTATCTCCATACAAAAATGAAAAAGGTGAATATATATTTGAAGGTAGATTTAATCAAGGTGTTGTCAGCTTAAATCTTGCACAAATAGGTATATTATCAGGGCCTAATGAAGAAGAATATATGAAGTTGTTAGATGAAAGACTTAATTTAGCCTATGAAGGTTTAATGGCAAGACATAATAGATTGATGGGAACACTATCAGATATATCACCAATACATTGGCAATATGGTGCAATTGCTAGACTTAAAAAAGGTGAAAAAATAGATAAGTATTTACTTAACGGATACTCAACAATATCATTGGGATATATAGGGCTATATGAAGCATCAAAACTTGTTACAGGTCAAAGTCACACAACTAAAAAGGGACTTGAATTTGCATTGAAAGTTATGCATAAATTAAGAGACGCTTGTGATAAGTGGAAAAAAGAAACTGGTATAGGATTTGGGCTATATGGAACACCAGCAGAATCTCTATGCTATAGATTTGCTAAAATAGACTTAGAAAGATTTGGAAGTATAAAGGATATCACTGATAAGGGATATTACACAAATTCATATCACGTAGATGTTCGTGAAAAAATAGATGCAATGAGTAAATTTGAATTTGAATCACAATTCCAATCTATCTCTAATGGTGGAGCTATATCTTATGTAGAAATTCCTAATTTATCAAAAAACCTAGAAGCAATAGAAGAAGTGGTTAAATTTATGTATGATCATATACAATATGCAGAATTCAACACTAAGTCAGACTATTGTCACGTATGTGGATATGATGAAGAAATAATAGTAAATAGTGATGGTGAATGGGAATGTCCACAATGTCATAATAAGGATCATGGAAAGATGAATGTAACTAGAAGAACTTGTGGTTACTTAGGTGAAAACTTCTGGAATGAAGGTAAAACTAAAGAAATTAGTAAAAGAGTTCTACATCTATGA
- a CDS encoding TlpA disulfide reductase family protein, whose protein sequence is MKKILLLFTIFSVFSFSNECSGNKCMIENKVVENGNKIVNDLDYNKLKNKYIVYGSIYCHVCVSEFKHMQEIKNKYKDMANIVSVIYPNETKEKIEEYFKNNGYNYEVYYDNNGDMANYMGIKYVPMIYKYDGEKNNIVELDDEYFTTKTFYNHEKLNIDKAVREKLQDIKVKDDKEKEYRLLDIVSSNTLIIYGAPWCSDCVKEYERLKKIKGNRKLIYLIQPTKYTYEEYLDYSKGKSNVYYILNDEIKSRFNLKWIPSVLEVKDNLFTNGFIGNDEFKVK, encoded by the coding sequence ATGAAAAAAATTTTATTATTATTTACAATATTTTCTGTATTTTCATTTTCTAATGAATGTAGCGGGAATAAATGTATGATAGAAAATAAAGTGGTGGAAAATGGAAATAAAATTGTAAATGATTTAGATTACAATAAACTAAAAAATAAATATATTGTATATGGCTCTATATATTGTCATGTTTGTGTATCTGAATTTAAGCATATGCAAGAAATAAAGAATAAGTATAAGGATATGGCAAATATTGTGAGTGTAATATATCCAAATGAAACAAAAGAAAAAATAGAAGAATATTTCAAAAATAATGGATATAATTATGAAGTTTACTATGACAATAATGGTGATATGGCAAATTATATGGGTATTAAATATGTGCCTATGATATACAAGTATGATGGTGAAAAGAATAATATAGTAGAGCTAGATGATGAATATTTCACTACTAAGACTTTCTATAATCATGAAAAATTAAATATTGATAAAGCTGTTAGAGAAAAATTACAAGATATTAAGGTAAAGGATGATAAGGAAAAAGAGTATAGATTATTAGATATAGTCTCTAGCAATACTTTAATAATCTACGGTGCACCTTGGTGTTCTGATTGTGTAAAAGAATATGAAAGACTAAAAAAAATAAAGGGCAATAGAAAGTTAATCTATTTGATACAACCAACTAAGTATACTTATGAAGAATATCTAGATTATTCTAAGGGTAAATCTAATGTTTACTATATCTTAAACGATGAAATAAAGAGTAGATTTAACCTAAAGTGGATACCTAGTGTACTAGAAGTTAAAGATAATTTATTTACAAATGGCTTTATTGGAAATGATGAATTTAAGGTTAAATAA
- the metG gene encoding methionine--tRNA ligase: MKYITTPIYYPNAKAHIGTAYTTILCDTLARYERLYGQEVKFLTGTDEHGQKIQESAEKNKVTPQQWVDKMSKDFIDLWKALSISNDDFIRTTEQRHIDTVQKILQKVYDNGDIYLGEYKGKYCVSEETFVTESQLVDGKYMGKEVIEVSEPSYFFRLSKYADKLLKYYEEHDDFIIPKQRKNELIAFINQGLQDLSISRTSFNWGIPINLTEEKNHIVYVWFDALTNYLTGAKYGTDEEYFNHVWNNGDIYHFVGKDILRFHAIIWPAMLMSAGIKLPDHIVAHGWWTVNGEKMSKSLGNVVDPIEEVEKYGVDAFRYFLLRESTLGQDADYSENQMVLRINADLANDLGNLLNRTLGMQKKYFGEVVKESGERTEIENGIYELYNEVLKDVYSKVEEANFSKALESIWKLISRMNKYIDETMPWNLFKENNLDRLRTVMYTLFDMIYKCSYLVSPVLIDSSKKMLNQLGVVDIKTNIYEIGDYMPNTKIGNASPIFPRIEKKEKEFDDELKIQDAINIDDFSKVKISVVEILKVSEVESSDRLLKFIVDTGKEKRQILSGIKHYYKEPKKLVGKKVLAVLNLEPVKLVGNISQGMLLTTEQKKNVRLIEISDEVKVGAKVK, from the coding sequence ATGAAATACATAACAACACCTATATACTATCCAAATGCAAAGGCACATATAGGAACAGCATATACAACAATATTGTGTGATACACTTGCAAGATATGAAAGATTATACGGACAAGAAGTTAAATTTTTAACAGGTACTGATGAACATGGACAAAAAATACAAGAATCAGCAGAGAAAAATAAGGTGACACCACAACAATGGGTAGATAAAATGTCAAAAGATTTCATTGATTTATGGAAGGCTTTATCTATATCAAATGATGACTTTATACGAACAACAGAACAAAGACATATAGATACAGTGCAAAAGATACTACAAAAAGTTTATGATAATGGTGATATATACTTAGGTGAGTATAAGGGAAAATACTGTGTATCAGAAGAAACATTTGTAACTGAAAGTCAATTAGTTGATGGGAAATATATGGGTAAGGAAGTAATAGAAGTATCTGAACCATCATATTTCTTTAGACTATCAAAATATGCAGATAAGTTACTTAAATACTATGAAGAACACGATGATTTCATTATACCAAAACAAAGAAAAAATGAATTGATTGCGTTTATAAACCAAGGGTTACAAGACTTATCTATTTCAAGAACATCATTTAATTGGGGTATACCAATTAATCTTACAGAAGAAAAGAATCATATAGTATATGTTTGGTTTGATGCATTAACTAACTATTTAACAGGTGCAAAATATGGAACAGATGAAGAATATTTCAATCATGTTTGGAATAATGGAGATATTTATCACTTTGTTGGTAAAGATATTTTAAGATTCCATGCAATAATATGGCCTGCAATGTTAATGTCAGCTGGTATAAAGTTACCTGACCATATAGTTGCACATGGTTGGTGGACAGTTAATGGTGAGAAGATGAGTAAGTCTTTAGGTAATGTAGTAGATCCTATAGAAGAAGTAGAAAAATATGGTGTAGATGCCTTTAGATACTTCCTATTGCGTGAATCTACACTAGGACAAGATGCAGACTATTCAGAAAACCAAATGGTATTAAGAATAAATGCAGATTTAGCTAATGACTTAGGTAATTTATTAAATAGAACACTAGGTATGCAAAAGAAATACTTTGGAGAAGTAGTTAAAGAATCAGGAGAAAGAACAGAAATAGAAAATGGTATATATGAACTATATAACGAAGTATTAAAAGATGTATATTCTAAGGTGGAAGAAGCAAACTTTTCTAAGGCACTAGAATCTATATGGAAGTTAATATCTAGAATGAATAAGTACATAGACGAAACTATGCCATGGAACTTATTTAAAGAAAATAATCTTGATAGACTAAGAACAGTAATGTATACACTATTTGATATGATATACAAGTGCAGTTATTTAGTTTCTCCAGTATTAATTGATTCAAGCAAAAAAATGCTAAATCAATTAGGTGTTGTAGATATTAAGACAAATATATATGAAATTGGTGACTATATGCCTAATACTAAGATAGGAAATGCTAGCCCCATATTCCCACGTATTGAAAAGAAAGAAAAAGAATTTGATGATGAATTAAAAATACAAGATGCAATAAATATAGATGATTTTTCTAAGGTAAAAATATCTGTTGTTGAAATATTGAAAGTTAGTGAAGTAGAATCATCAGACAGATTACTTAAGTTCATAGTTGATACTGGTAAGGAAAAAAGACAAATATTATCAGGTATAAAGCATTATTACAAAGAACCTAAAAAGTTAGTTGGTAAAAAAGTCTTGGCAGTTTTAAATCTAGAACCAGTTAAGTTAGTAGGTAACATTTCTCAAGGTATGTTACTTACAACAGAACAAAAAAAGAATGTTAGACTTATAGAAATTTCTGATGAAGTAAAAGTTGGTGCTAAAGTGAAATGA
- a CDS encoding tRNA (cytidine(34)-2'-O)-methyltransferase: MRIVLYQPEIPYNTGNIGRTCVLTNSELHLIKPLGFELDEKKIKRAGLDYWHDVQLFVWESFEEFLENNKGCRIFYATTKTDTRYTDVKFNQDDFIMFGPESRGIPEDILMENPERCITIPMLPLGRSLNLSNSVAIILYEAYRQTNFNFYN; encoded by the coding sequence ATGCGTATCGTTTTATACCAACCAGAAATTCCGTATAATACAGGAAATATTGGTCGTACTTGTGTATTAACTAATTCAGAACTACATTTAATAAAACCATTAGGATTTGAATTAGATGAAAAGAAAATAAAAAGAGCAGGACTTGATTATTGGCATGATGTCCAATTATTTGTATGGGAAAGTTTTGAAGAATTTTTAGAAAATAATAAGGGATGTAGAATATTTTATGCTACAACTAAGACTGATACTCGCTATACAGACGTCAAGTTTAATCAAGATGATTTTATTATGTTTGGTCCTGAATCAAGGGGTATACCTGAGGACATATTAATGGAAAATCCAGAAAGATGTATAACAATACCTATGTTACCTTTGGGAAGATCATTAAATCTTTCTAATTCGGTAGCAATTATTTTATATGAAGCATATAGACAAACAAACTTTAATTTTTATAACTAA